The genomic stretch AGGGGTATGTAAGGGTACACGGACAGGCATGAACACCAGCCAACGGCCCCCTCTCCCTGGGGGAGAGGGCTGGGGTGAGGGTGAAACCTAGCATCCAACCCAGCCTGGAAGACTAAGACACAGCCTCTCTGTCCGCCTCGAGCGCAGTCTCCATCGCAGCCACCGCCACCTCTATCTGGTCGTCGTCGGGCCAGCGGGTGGTGAGCTTTTGCAGCAGCAGGTTGGGTGTGCTGATCAGCCGTACCAGCGGGTTGTCCTCGTACCTTCCGCTCAGACGGATCACCTCGTAGGCGACTGCGGCTATCAGTGGAATGAACACGATCCGGGACGTTATCAGCCACCACAGCGGCTCCCTAGGCACGAACACGAACACCAGTATCGCCACCACCATGACCGTTAGCAGGAACGCCGTGCCGCATCGTGGGTGTGCCGGCGAGTACTTCCTGATCTCCTCGGCCACCAGCGGATCTCCGCGCTCCTGTGCGTGGACCGTCATGTGTTCCGCGCCGTGGTACATGAACACCCGCCTGATCTCGGGCATCCTTCCGATCACCCAGATGTAGGCGACGAACACGACCAGCCGGATCGCGCCCTCTGCGACGTTCGACAGTATGTCGTTGCCGAACATGCCCTCCAGCGGGCGGCTCGCGAACAGGGGCAGCAGGAAGAACAGCAGGATCGCGAACCCGAACGAGATCAGCAGCATGCTCGCCAGCGCGCCCTTGCTGAGCTCCTCGGAC from Dehalococcoidia bacterium encodes the following:
- a CDS encoding DUF1385 domain-containing protein → MTTQNRPTYGGQAVLEGVMIRGQTHMAVAVRRPNGAIATHLRPLSTLYTGTLRRMPLVRGVITLVETLSLGMRALSYSSSVSLEDPEADPDSEVESEELSKGALASMLLISFGFAILLFFLLPLFASRPLEGMFGNDILSNVAEGAIRLVVFVAYIWVIGRMPEIRRVFMYHGAEHMTVHAQERGDPLVAEEIRKYSPAHPRCGTAFLLTVMVVAILVFVFVPREPLWWLITSRIVFIPLIAAVAYEVIRLSGRYEDNPLVRLISTPNLLLQKLTTRWPDDDQIEVAVAAMETALEADREAVS